One Archangium violaceum genomic window, CCGCGTGCGGGGGGCGCGAGGGAATCCTGGCCAGCAGCGCGATGAAGGCCGGCAGCTCACGCAGGGAGGAGAGATCCTCGTCCTGCTTCATCCACTCCGCGTCGCGGAAGCCGTTCTCCACGGAGCGCTCCAGCCAGGTCATCGCCTCGTCCTTCCGTCCCTGGCGGGCCGCGACGCACGCGGCGGCGTAGGCGGCGTCCCCCTTCCGGTTCCCCGCGGCCCAGGCCTGCTGGTAGAGCGGGAGCACCTCGGCGTACTTCCCCTGACGCATCAGCGTGTCGGCTCGGTAGAGCATGAGCCAGCCCGGTGGCGGCGTGGCCGGGGGCTCCATGGCGGGGAGCGTGGCGGCGGCCTTCGCGGCCTTCGCGGCCTTCGCGGCCTTCGCGGGGGTTGCGGAGGGAGCTGGCGAGTGCGCGCAGGCCACGGCCAGCAGGAGGACACAGGGGGTCAGGAAGCGCATGGCGCGGCATCCTATGACACCCTGGAAGCCCGGAAAAATGGGGAGGTCGCCTCCCGGGCCGTGGCCCTCAGAAGTACCGCGCGGCGAGCAGGTCCTGGACGTCGAGCAGGCCCACGCACCTGCCCTCGGCGTCCACCACGGGCAGCTGGTCCACGCGGAACTCGCGCATGAGCTTGGTGGCCTCGAGCACCAGCACCTCGGGGCCCACGCACCGGGGCCGCTTGCCCATCACCTCGCGGATGGGCAGGTCGAAGTCCGTGCGCCCCTGCTCGACGAGCCGGCGCAGGTCTCCGTCCGTGAAGATGCCCACGAGCCGCCCCTGACGGTCGACGATGTTGGTGGCGCCGGGCCGGCCCGGGGTGTTGGTCATCACCACCACGGCCTCGGAGAGCTTCGCGCTGTCGCGGACGATGGGGTTGGCGTTGCCCGAGCGCATCAGCTCGAAGACGCGCATGACGGAGCGGCCAATCTTCCCGCCGGGGTGGAGCAGGGCGTACTCGGCGGAGCCGAAGGGCCGGGCGCGCAGCACGGCCATGGCGAGCGCGTCACCGATGGCGTGCAGGGCCGCGGTGGAGGCGGTGGGCACCATGCCCATGGGGCAGGCCTCCTCGATGCGGCCGATGTCCAGCACCACGTCCGAGCCTCGGGCCAGGGGGCTCTCCGCGTCTCCGGTGATGGCGATGACGGGGGCGCCCAGCCGCTTGAAGGAGGGCAGCAGCCGCACCAGCTCCTCGCTGGCGCCGCTGTTGGAGAGCGCGAGGATGACGTCGCCCCGGCCCACGCGGCCCAGGTCCCCGTGCACGGCCTCGGCGGGGTGCAGGAAGACGGAGCGGATGCCGGTGGAGGCCAGCGTGGAGGACAGCTTCTGGCCGATGAGGCCCGCCTTGCCCATGCCCGTCACCACGGTCTGGCTCGAGTCGCGCACCAGCTCCAGCGCCCGCAGGAAGGAGTCCCCCAGCCGTCCCGTCAACCCGAGGATGGCCTGGGCCTCGGCCTCGAGCACGCTGCGCGCATAGGCGAGCGTGGCCTCTCGCTCGTCCAGGGAGGGCGCGGGAGCGGGAGTGGCTTGTCCTGGGATGGCGCGAAGGCGGGGCTTTCGGGCGGTGTTACGGGGGACTCGGGCCATGGGGGCCCTTGTACCCCCTGCCCGGGCGGGCCTGCCAGCTTGACGCACCCGGGGGCATCGGCTACGCGCCTTCTCGCTTGGCGGGCAGACTGGAGCGCATGCCCTGCGAGCGTGGATTTCATTGAGGACAGGCTTGTTAGCGCTACCACCTGAACCTGGAGAGTGTACGAGATGAAGTTCTTCATCGACACCGCTGACGTCGAGGAAATCCGCAAGGCCCATGCGATGGGCGTGCTGGATGGCGTGACCACCAACCCGTCGCTGCTGGCCAAGGTGGGCCGCGGCCTGGAGGAGACCATCCGGGAGATCTGCTCCATCGTGGATGGCCCCGTCAGCGCCGAGTGCGTCTCGCTGGAAGCTCCCGAGCTCATCAAGGAGGGCCAGGGGCTGGCGAAGATTCACGACAACGTGGTGGTGAAGATTCCCATGGGCGTGGAGGGCCTCAAGGCCGTCAAGGCACTCACCGCGGATGGTATCCGCACCAACGTGACGCTGTGCTTCTCCGCCAACCAGGCGCTGCTGGCCGCCAAGGCGGGCGCCACGTACATCTCGCCGTTCGTGGGCCGTCTGGACGACATCTCCCAGGATGGCATGGAGCTCATCGCCCACATCATCGAGATCTACCAGAACTACGACTTCACCACGCAGGTGCTGGTGGCGAGCGTGCGCAACCCGGTGCACGTGCTGCAGGCGGCGCGCATGGGCGCGGACGTGGCCACGCTGCCCTACAGCGTCATCGCCCAGCTGGCCAACCACCCGCTCACCGACATCGGCATCAAGAAGTTCCTGGCCGACTGGGAGAAGGTCCCCAAGGCCGCCAGGCCGTAAGCCGCGCCGGGCAATTGCCCATGAAACACGGAGGCCACCGCCCGTCCTGGCGCGGTGGCCTCGTGCTATCTACGGCTCGGAGCTCTCGTTACTGGAAGATCGCTTCGAAGGCCTTGAGGATGAGCGTCGGCGAGAAGGAGTGGCTGGCCTTGAGCTCGATGTCGCTGCGGATCGGGCCTCCCGTCGAGCTGGTCGCCCCTGTCAGGCGGACGGAGCCGGTGTTTCCGTCCACCATGGAGTTGAAGCTGTAGTCCACCGTGTGGACGCAGCGGGTTTTGACTGGGGAGGTGTCAGAGCCGGGCGGCGTCGGTGCACCGTCATCGCACAGCCCCTCGATCTTCAGGCTGCCGTCCGGCTGAGTCGTGGCCACGCGCCTGTTGTAGTCGATGCTGAACCCACCGTAATCGACCGTCATGGCTGTGTGCGTGACTGCGGCGTTGCCGCGATTTCCCGAGCGCTGCACGGTAAATCCCGCGGCGTCCGATGACATCTGATTGGAGTAGGCATCGCCCCAACGGAAGAACACATCCCGGACTGAGTTGAGGGGCACATTGTAGACGGCCGGCGCCGCATCCGGGGGCGTGAGGAGCTCGAAGTTGGTCGGATCCAGGGGGCCGGAGTAGACGATGTGGATGGCTCGCCAGATCTGCGTGTTTCCGTCCCAGCAGCCGTTGGGCCCATCCCACTTGCCGTTGCGGGTCGCGGGCTTGCTCGGGTCGGCGCAGTCGATGCGCTCGGTGTCGATGAAGAACTCGCCCGGATCCCAGACGCCGTTGTCGTTGCGGTCCACCAGGGGCTCACCCAGGTCTACGAACCACTCGCCGGGATCCCACTGACCGTTGAGCTTGC contains:
- a CDS encoding KpsF/GutQ family sugar-phosphate isomerase, which gives rise to MGLADFLDVSGVDEELHLVHSPGSGGSANKPVLNEIHARRACAPVCPPSEKARSRCPRVRQAGRPARAGGTRAPMARVPRNTARKPRLRAIPGQATPAPAPSLDEREATLAYARSVLEAEAQAILGLTGRLGDSFLRALELVRDSSQTVVTGMGKAGLIGQKLSSTLASTGIRSVFLHPAEAVHGDLGRVGRGDVILALSNSGASEELVRLLPSFKRLGAPVIAITGDAESPLARGSDVVLDIGRIEEACPMGMVPTASTAALHAIGDALAMAVLRARPFGSAEYALLHPGGKIGRSVMRVFELMRSGNANPIVRDSAKLSEAVVVMTNTPGRPGATNIVDRQGRLVGIFTDGDLRRLVEQGRTDFDLPIREVMGKRPRCVGPEVLVLEATKLMREFRVDQLPVVDAEGRCVGLLDVQDLLAARYF
- the fsa gene encoding fructose-6-phosphate aldolase, which gives rise to MKFFIDTADVEEIRKAHAMGVLDGVTTNPSLLAKVGRGLEETIREICSIVDGPVSAECVSLEAPELIKEGQGLAKIHDNVVVKIPMGVEGLKAVKALTADGIRTNVTLCFSANQALLAAKAGATYISPFVGRLDDISQDGMELIAHIIEIYQNYDFTTQVLVASVRNPVHVLQAARMGADVATLPYSVIAQLANHPLTDIGIKKFLADWEKVPKAARP